The DNA window ACTGGACGATCCACTGGACGTCGATCACATTCAGGTCGCCCGTGAGCATCAGCGATTCGTCCTTCAACGCCTTGTCGTCCGCGTACTGCGTCCGCTGGCCGGGCCTGCTCGCAACGGTCCGGAACCCGAATTCCTCCTTGAGGACCCGGGCGGTGGGCACCAGCTGGACCGTCTCGATGCCGTACGGCAGCTTGAAGTGGAGGCCGGGTCCCACGCTCCGCACCACCGCTCCGAAACGCTGGACCACGCCGGTTTCCTCAGGTTGCACCGTGAACCAGCTCGACAGGAGCAGGATCAGCAGGAGGACCGCGGCCACTCCGATCCCGATGAAGCCAGGGCGCAGCCCGGGCAAGAGCCCCCGGGCGCGACGGGCCAGCCCTCGCAGGTCGTCGCTCCGGTCGTCGTCGGGGTCCCCTCGTGAGTTCATGGCTGCCTCGGCGCACGGCCACCCCGCGTGGTGAGGACGAGATCCGCCCTGCCCCCGGTGTGCGTGCAGTCGACGGTCCGGCCGGCGAAAATCAGCTCGGACAGCTCGGCGTCCACCAGCAGCACCGTCGAGTCCTTGTGCTTCACGACCTGATCGCCGGCCTTCATCCGGTCCGCGAACAGCCCCAGCTTCCCGCCCGGACTGCGCGCCAACCTCAGGGCCGTCTCGGGATCGTCAATGTTCGCCGACCGCTTTCTCTCCAGCAGCACCTCCTTCGCGCGCTCCGTAACGTGCACCATGTCGCACCTCCTTTCGTGAAGCGGGCCGGCCGTCAGGACAGACGCTAGGGGATCAGCCGGCGCTCTGGGGAAGCGCAACCGCGATGCCAGGTCCGGTCTCGCGCGCGAGGGCCAAGCATGGCGGGCAGTTGGCGCGGACCCACGGGCGGCGCTCATGCCCGGCGACCACGACACGCTGTCGCGTCCTCGACAGCGTGTCGTCGCCTGTCGCGGCGGCGGCCGGTCGCTGGGCCACGGCCCGGCTGATCAGCGGCCGGACCCCGCCCGCGTCATCGGTACCCCGAACCCCGCCACGACCAGTAGGATGATGACGGTCCAGAACACCGGCTCCTACCCGCCGAGCGCCGCCCACGGGCGCCAAGGCCTGGACGGCGTGAGCGCCGAGCGCCACCGCGCAACTGATGCCCGCATAGCGCCGGGGCCCGCAGGATCGGCGTCGTTAACTCCTCGCGGGCTGGCCGCTCACCCCACCCGTTGGGCCGGTGGGAGCGAAGGTGCGCTCCTGGGCCTGCTGCCGTTCAAGAACTGCAGTCGCCGTCGTTGTCCGCGCGAAGTCCGACATGATGTCGCCCCGGCGACATCCCGTCGCGCTCAACCCATCCTCAGCGGTCGCTCGGCCCTGGACCGGGCCGTTAAATGCGCGTCGGACCTTCCGCCGGCGGATGCCCCACTTCGCCGAGTCTGGCACCCCAATTGCGAAGGCGAACGGGGCAGGAGATGGCTGGTATGCCTAACCAGGGCGAAATGCGCCGCGGCGTGGTCATGGTCGTTGAGGATGACCCTGAAATGCGCGCCATGCTCAAGGACTTCCTGGAGCGGGAGGGCTATCGGGTGATCGATCGAGTCAGCGGCGAGCAGGCGCTGAAGGCGATCGAGTCGGAGGGATTCACTGCGGTCATCCTGGACAAGGAGATCCCGGGAATGCGGGGGCTCGACCTCTTGTCTGTCCTGCGCCGGGACTGGCCGAAGGTTCCAGTGATCTTGATCACCGCCTTCGGAGGAGCGGCGGTGGCTGAGGAGGCCTTTGCGCGCGGCGCGAACCGCTATCTCGAAAAACCCTTTCGGGTCGATGACCTCCTGGCTGTCCTGAGATCGGTCACCACCGAAGACCGCTGTCCCAGACCGCGCTAATGGGCCAGGCCGTCTCGACGTCCCGGACTCTCATTGGGAGGTGACGGGAGTGAACTCACGAATGTTCGTCGCGCTCGCACTGACCGGCCTTTTGCTGGCCGCGACGGCGCACGCCGGCAGCGAGGAGCGGCACTCAGGGAGAATCGTCGCTGTGGAGCCCAAGACCGGGGCGATCACCCTCGAAGAGATGGGGCCCTGGACGGGCCCCGGACAGGGGCTCATCAAACGGTCGGTCGAGTTGACGGCGCAGACAGACATTGCGCTCCTCGCCCGGACCGACGAGGCCGCGGCCGGAGAGTGGCCGGGGGCGTTCAAGGAGTCTCCCTTGAGCGCGATGGAGTTGCGCCCTGGAGATTACGTGACCGTGAGTGTCGAGGCCCATGGCGGTCGGCTCTTTGCTCGCTCGATCGCCGTCGTCCGGGTCGGGCCGGCCAAGCAGACGACCACAGCGATCCAGCCACCCGCGAGGACCGCGACGCCCGAGCCTCGCAGGACGAGGACCCGTGGCTACTGAACGTCAAGCGCCGGGCACGTCGGACCCCAGGAATTTCGACGCAGCGGCCGAGTGGGAACGTCCTCACCGCGGGCTGAAGGGGAAATGACATGGAGAGTCAGCGCCCATACGTCAGAGTGGTTCCGCTCCTCGTCTTCCTCGTGCTCCTTGCCGGTTGCGCCAAACGGCCCGCGGTGAGCGTAGCGTCGGCTCCCCCGGCGCCTGGTGCCGCCCGTGCCGAACCCACCACGCCAGCGGTCCCCTCCGCAGCGCCACGAGCGCCAGTAGACCAGGAGCGCCCGGGTCTCCGGCCCCCAGGGACGACACCGACCCCTGCTCGGCCGGCACCCAGTGAGTTTCGTCGCATCTCCGAGCTCACGGACATCCATTTCGACTTCGACAAGGCCGAGATACGCCCCAGGGACGCCGCGATCCTCGACACGCATGCCCGATGGCTGAACGCGCGCCCCGACTATCTCATCCTGGTGGAAGGGCACTGTGACGAGCGCGGCACGAACGCGTACAACCTGGCCCTGGGCGACCGGCGTGCCAAAGCCACGGTGAATTATCTGCTCTCGCGGGGCGTCCAGGCGAGCCGCTTCACGTGGATCAGTTACGGCGAGGAGCGACCCTGGTGCACGGAGGGCGACGAGTCATGTTGGACCAAGAATCGGCGGGCCCACTTCCTCGTCAAGCTTCGCTAGGCGGCGGACGGTCCGGCCAGCGAGGAGAGGGCATCGGCAACCACGCCTCGGGGTCTTTCCCTGCCCGGGCCCACGACCCGTCACCCATGAATGGTGACAGCCTGGTTCGCATCTATATCCGGGAGATCGGCCGGATTCCTCTGCTCACCGCCCAGCAAGAGGTCGAGCTCGGGCGGCGCATCGAAGCTGGGGAAATCGCGCTCCGCCACGCCGTCGCCGGAATCCCGACGGCCGTGCAGATGCTCCTCGAACTCGGTGATCGGCTGCGTCGGGGAATGCTTTCCGCCCCCGACGTCATCATCTCGCCCGACGGCGAGGAACTTCAGGCCGCCCAGACGAGGCTGACGCTGCTGACCTTCCGACGTATCCGTCGCCTCGAACGCGAGATTGCCGAGCTTCAGCGATCACCGAGCAACCAGCGGCGGTCGACGGCCGCCCGGGCCCGCTGGACGAAGAAAGTCTCCGCGAATCGCCAAGCCATCCAGGACCTCGTAGGAATGATGCCGCTCCGGCCCGGGGTGATTGACGCGCTCGTGAGGCGTGTCCGGGCTCGGTGCCAGCGCCTCGACGATCTGGCGCAGGGCCAACTCGGCCGAACCACTCGAGAGCTGCGACGGCTCCGCCGAGGAATGGGGCTACCGGAACGACAACTTCGGCTGCTGCTGGCCGAGATCGAGCGAGGCGATCGCTTCGTCCGCCAGGCGAAAGGCGAGCTGATGGAGGCCAACCTTCGCCTCGTCGTCTCGGTGGCCAAGAGATACCTGGGCAACGGCCTGCCCCTGCTCGACCTCGTCCAGGATGGCAACATCGGCCTGATGAAGGCGGTCGATCGCTTCCAGTATCGCCGCGGCTTCAAGTTCTCCACCTACGCGACGTGGTGGATCCGCCAAGCGGTCACCCGGGCGATCGCGGATCGTTCCCGGACCATTCGCCTCCCCGTCCATGTGTTCGAAACACTGAACCGCATCTCACGCCTGGCCGGTACTCTGAGGGCCTTGGAGGGCCGCGAACCGACGCCGGACGAGCTGGCCCGACGAGCGAACCTGCCAGTCAAGAAGCTCCACTTCCTCCTCGTGGCGTCACAGACGCCCTTGTCGCTCCAGTACCAGGTCGGTGAGGACTCCGAGCTGGGCGATCTGCTGCCCGACAACGGCGCCACCGCTCCGGACGCCTACCTGACGCAGGCGGCCCTCAGGACCCAGATCGACCACGCTCTGGCAACCCTGGACCCCAGAGAAAGCGAGATCCTGCGTCTCCGATTCGGCATTGGCGCAGACCGAGAATATACCCTGGAAGAAATCGGGGCCCGCTTTGGGGTGACACGGGAGCGAATCCGGCAGCTCGAGGACAAGGCGCTTCGTAAGCTCCGCCGGCCGCTGCGCGGACGTCACCTGAGCGTCTTTGCGGAGCCCTGATGGAGGTCGCTGTGCTGGGCTGGATCGCGGCCGGCCTCCTTATCGGCTAGTGCCGTTCCAACTATTCGCGCCTAGGAAGACACCGTGTACGTCGTTCGTGGACAGATTTAGTATCAACAAGTTGGAACGGCACTAGGAGCTTCGGGCACCGCGATGCGGAGTCGGCTCTCGCCCTGCTCGTCGAGGTGTTCCCGCGTCATCTCATGGCGCTGTCGGGGCCCTTCTGCTCGTGGTGGGTGCTGGTCCGGCGAGTGAGGCGACGGCTCCTTCCGGCGATGGAGGAAATCGCACATGACGCGATTCACCATCGCCCAGGCCTCGTCGTAGAGGCCATCGTGGTGTGAGCAGAGTCCTACATCCCCAGGGAGCCGGAGACTGCAGATCGCGCACAGGCTCATGATATCCGGTCAAAACGTCAGGACATGTTGGGCCTCGGCCATGTCGTCCAGCAAAAAGGCCGTCAGGCCCCGCACCCCGTCGATCTCCGGTACGAGCTGGTCGCGCTCGACCCCGCAGATAGCCATGGACGCGGTGCACGCGTAGAGGCGCGCGTCCCCCGCGGCCTTGATCTCACGAAAGAGGTTGCGCAGGTCGCCGAGGCCCTGCGCGGCCAGTCGCTCCCGCACGGCCCCTTCCTGGCCCCGATAGCCGGGCGAGAAGTGGGGTTCCCCGGCGCCGGCGTGGGTGATCCCATACACGGCCTCGTCACGGAAGAAGACGCGTACGGCGACGCCGGAGCAGACGGCGGCCATCAACATAGTGGCAACCTGCACCAGGTTGTTGAACTCCCCCCGCGAGACGATGACCGCCACGCGCTTCACGCCGTCCGCTTCCTGAGGAAGGAGACGATGACGCTGTCCCCCCGCTCGTGCGCGACGAAGACGTGGCCGGTGTTACGACACCACGCCGGGTAGTCGTGCTCGGCGGCCGGATCGGTGGATAGCACCCGTACCAGCTGGCCGGAGGGGAGTGGACCGAGCGCCCGCATCAGGCGGAGGATACCCTGGGCGCAGAGCAGGCCCCGGTTGTCCACCGTCACGGCGCTCTCGTCCACGGCGAGGTCAGGCACCGTCGCGGCTACCAGTTCCAGACCGTGTCGAACTGGTCGACGAACCGGCCGAACTCGCGTCGCCTCAGGAGCTTCACGCCGGCGATGATCTCGCTCTTGGCGATCCCGCGCGCTTCGAGGTCCTCGGCAAACGCGTACACCGGGATTCGCGCGTCCTGCACGGACCGGAGGTCGGTCTCGATCAGGAATCCCGGCTGGACGGTCCCCCCGGCGATCGTGATGCCCGTCCCGGACTGGCCACTGACGGCGTAGTTCACCGCCTCCTCGGCGAGGAGGACGGTGAGCGTGGCGCCGGTGGCCGGCGCGAACGCCGAGGCAAACAGTCCGATGTCACTGTCCTCGAGGTTGCCGTATTCGGTATGCGAAAGCACCGAGAGGATCTTCTTCTCCATCGCAGCCTCTCTTTAGTGGCCCGATACGAGCAGGGTCCGGTGGGCCTGCTCGGTGAACTTGTAGATGTCGGCCAGCGTGCCGTGCACAACCGGATCGAGGTGGTAGCCCTGTGGAACGCCCCGTTCCACGCAGCAGAGCCCTCAGACGTACCAGTTCAGGTGCGGTTCGCCCTTACCCTTGTCGAGCAGCCGCTCGACGAACTCGGCCGTCGTGCTGTGGGCCTTGCCCGCGTCGGTGTGGTGTTCGGGCTTGTCCTTCCAGATCGGATCGTCGTGCTGCTTCTGCGCCTTTGCCGTGAGCAGCACGCCGTCCTCGTAGCCGAGCACGTTGACGTCGTAGCCCTTGCCGAGCGCGGCGTCCACGAGCCGGAACACGCTCACGGGAGTCTCGCTCCCGTAGGGGCCGGCGGTGAGGGTGATGTGGATGGTCTTCCGTGCGCTCATCGATCGCCTCCTCAGTGCCAGATCGCCTTGTCCGAGTGCTCCATCAAGAGATCGACCAGTTCGTCCATGGTGCTGACATCGACGTCTTTGGCCACCCGGTCGCCCACGAGTCCCCGCTCTCGGAGGGCGACCTCGTCGGCGAGGACTCTGAGGCCCTGGGACCGGGCCTCCTTGCGCAGCCCGGCGCCGGCCTTGAAGCTCTGGCGGGCTACGAACACGGCATCTTGAAGCAGGAAGACCGTCACGTCGTGCCGCTCGGCTTTGAGCTGCTTGCCTAGCTCGAAGGCGTAGGTGCCGCCGTCCAGCGGGTTCTTGGTCTCGATCAGCAGGTACACGGCCATGTCATTCGTCTCCTTTTCCAGCCCGCGCCCCGGCATCTCACCGGGGCCGTCTGACTCCTTTCGGCCTATTGGGCACCGGCCCTCAGGCTTCAGCGGGACCATAGCCAGCGCCGCAGGGGTCGAGGGACGCCGCGAGCCGGGCGCGGCGGGGCTCGCTGAACGCGCTCGCCACTGTCGAAGATGCGGACAGTCACGATGTCATCCTCTGGCTCAAGAATCAGGACGTAGCTGAGGCCGTGGTCGGTGAGGAGTCTGTCGAGCGCCCATTCGAGCGGTTGGCCCTCGATCGCAGTGCGGCGACACGTCCTCGCCGATGGTTTCTCGAGGACCACCCGGATCCCTGTGCTCGCCTCGACCCGCTTGAAGACCTCGTCGAGCGCTGTGTTCGCACAATACACGGTGAGGAGGC is part of the Candidatus Methylomirabilota bacterium genome and encodes:
- a CDS encoding SPFH domain-containing protein, encoding MNSRGDPDDDRSDDLRGLARRARGLLPGLRPGFIGIGVAAVLLLILLLSSWFTVQPEETGVVQRFGAVVRSVGPGLHFKLPYGIETVQLVPTARVLKEEFGFRTVASRPGQRTQYADDKALKDESLMLTGDLNVIDVQWIVQYRIEDPVRYLFRVREPQQTIRDIAEAVMRRIVGNRLGS
- a CDS encoding response regulator, giving the protein MVVEDDPEMRAMLKDFLEREGYRVIDRVSGEQALKAIESEGFTAVILDKEIPGMRGLDLLSVLRRDWPKVPVILITAFGGAAVAEEAFARGANRYLEKPFRVDDLLAVLRSVTTEDRCPRPR
- the pal gene encoding peptidoglycan-associated lipoprotein Pal — its product is MESQRPYVRVVPLLVFLVLLAGCAKRPAVSVASAPPAPGAARAEPTTPAVPSAAPRAPVDQERPGLRPPGTTPTPARPAPSEFRRISELTDIHFDFDKAEIRPRDAAILDTHARWLNARPDYLILVEGHCDERGTNAYNLALGDRRAKATVNYLLSRGVQASRFTWISYGEERPWCTEGDESCWTKNRRAHFLVKLR
- a CDS encoding sigma-70 family RNA polymerase sigma factor; protein product: MNGDSLVRIYIREIGRIPLLTAQQEVELGRRIEAGEIALRHAVAGIPTAVQMLLELGDRLRRGMLSAPDVIISPDGEELQAAQTRLTLLTFRRIRRLEREIAELQRSPSNQRRSTAARARWTKKVSANRQAIQDLVGMMPLRPGVIDALVRRVRARCQRLDDLAQGQLGRTTRELRRLRRGMGLPERQLRLLLAEIERGDRFVRQAKGELMEANLRLVVSVAKRYLGNGLPLLDLVQDGNIGLMKAVDRFQYRRGFKFSTYATWWIRQAVTRAIADRSRTIRLPVHVFETLNRISRLAGTLRALEGREPTPDELARRANLPVKKLHFLLVASQTPLSLQYQVGEDSELGDLLPDNGATAPDAYLTQAALRTQIDHALATLDPRESEILRLRFGIGADREYTLEEIGARFGVTRERIRQLEDKALRKLRRPLRGRHLSVFAEP
- a CDS encoding DsrE family protein, whose protein sequence is MKRVAVIVSRGEFNNLVQVATMLMAAVCSGVAVRVFFRDEAVYGITHAGAGEPHFSPGYRGQEGAVRERLAAQGLGDLRNLFREIKAAGDARLYACTASMAICGVERDQLVPEIDGVRGLTAFLLDDMAEAQHVLTF
- a CDS encoding sulfurtransferase TusA family protein is translated as MPDLAVDESAVTVDNRGLLCAQGILRLMRALGPLPSGQLVRVLSTDPAAEHDYPAWCRNTGHVFVAHERGDSVIVSFLRKRTA
- a CDS encoding DsrE family protein; the protein is MEKKILSVLSHTEYGNLEDSDIGLFASAFAPATGATLTVLLAEEAVNYAVSGQSGTGITIAGGTVQPGFLIETDLRSVQDARIPVYAFAEDLEARGIAKSEIIAGVKLLRRREFGRFVDQFDTVWNW
- a CDS encoding DsrE family protein translates to MSARKTIHITLTAGPYGSETPVSVFRLVDAALGKGYDVNVLGYEDGVLLTAKAQKQHDDPIWKDKPEHHTDAGKAHSTTAEFVERLLDKGKGEPHLNWYV
- a CDS encoding DsrE family protein; this translates as MAVYLLIETKNPLDGGTYAFELGKQLKAERHDVTVFLLQDAVFVARQSFKAGAGLRKEARSQGLRVLADEVALRERGLVGDRVAKDVDVSTMDELVDLLMEHSDKAIWH